One stretch of Zingiber officinale cultivar Zhangliang chromosome 6B, Zo_v1.1, whole genome shotgun sequence DNA includes these proteins:
- the LOC121993021 gene encoding SKP1-interacting partner 15-like: protein MRISRVPEDEVAAEADPAAECPIQLLPQDVLHNVLGRLPLYQALACRPVSRLFLDALSSPPFLSSLPSLRLLVLRHPRAASSPHPSLHAFDPSFRRWIRLPLSFLPFPSASPVTASPSLLYLWVDSVPFPHSIDPASKSQTKSLVVCNPLSGSYRLLPPLGSAWSRHGTVIAGPGGSVVIITELAALSYAPCPDRWLKFPLSLPSKPRSPIMMAGSVFALCDVGALWRSRWKLFSCGIADLGRAHGWAPIERHEWGDVFDIFKRPRLLAGAGGRQLLMVGGLRSSFVLDAPCSTVLIIRLDLETMEWDEAGTMPLDMYRCFGGGFSSPLEVVAAGADAAGANNKVKVFGGDGKVWFSGKKMRGKLAMWEEGVGKSDGGLWSWVDSIPECPEGMYRGFLFDAGFTSTP, encoded by the coding sequence ATGCGCATCAGTCGCGTGCCGGAGGACGAGGTCGCTGCCGAAGCAGATCCGGCGGCGGAGTGCCCGATCCAGCTCCTTCCCCAGGACGTCCTCCACAACGTCCTCGGCCGCCTCCCTCTCTATCAGGCCCTCGCCTGCCGACCCGTCTCTCGCCTCTTCCTCGACGCCCTCTCCTCCCCTCCTTTCCTATCCTCGCTCCCCTCGCTCCGCCTCCTTGTCCTCCGTCACCCTCGCGCAGCCTCCTCTCCGCACCCTTCCCTCCACGCCTTTGACCCCTCCTTCCGCCGTTGGATCCGTCTCCCGCTCTCATTCCTCCCCTTCCCCTCGGCCTCTCCCGTCACcgcttctccctctcttctctacCTCTGGGTGGACTCCGTCCCTTTTCCCCACTCTATCGATCCCGCCTCCAAGAGCCAGACCAAGTCCCTCGTTGTCTGCAACCCACTGAGCGGATCCTACCGTCTCCTTCCCCCGCTTGGCTCAGCCTGGTCTCGCCACGGAACCGTGATCGCTGGTCCTGGCGGATCCGTCGTCATCATAACCGAACTCGCAGCTCTCTCCTATGCGCCTTGCCCTGATCGATGGCTTAAGTTTCCACTGAGTCTTCCCTCCAAACCTCGGAGCCCGATCATGATGGCTGGTTCCGTCTTTGCCCTCTGCGACGTCGGCGCCCTCTGGAGAAGCCGGTGGAAGCTCTTCTCATGTGGCATTGCTGACCTCGGCAGGGCCCACGGCTGGGCTCCGATTGAGCGGCACGAGTGGGGGGACGTGTTCGACATCTTCAAGCGGCCACGGCTACTTGCAGGAGCAGGTGGCCGCCAACTTCTGATGGTCGGAGGCCTGAGGTCGTCCTTCGTGCTGGACGCGCCGTGCTCGACGGTGCTGATTATCCGGCTGGATCTGGAGACCATGGAGTGGGATGAAGCAGGGACGATGCCCCTGGATATGTACAGGTGCTTTGGAGGCGGCTTCTCCAGTCCATTAGAAGTGGTGGCCGCTGGGGCTGATGCAGCTGGCGCCAATAACAAGGTGAAGGTCTTTGGTGGAGATGGCAAGGTATGGTTTTCTGGGAAGAAAATGAGGGGAAAATTGGCAATGTGGGAAGAAGGGGTCGGAAAGAGTGACGGCGGCCTGTGGAGTTGGGTTGATAGTATCCCAGAGTGCCCCGAAGGTATGTACAGGGGTTTTCTCTTTGATGCTGGATTCACCTCAACACCTTGA
- the LOC121993022 gene encoding glycine-rich RNA-binding protein RZ1A-like: MSEADEFRCFVGSLSWSTTDGSLKDAFKKFGHLTEAKIVLDKFSGRSRGFGFVTFDNKADMEEAIEAMNGIDLDGRSITVERAQPQGPGNRDRDSGRDYERDRGRDYDRGRGKDFGGARGRGSDGDCFKCGKPGHFARECPSGDGGRGDRYGGREDSYGGSHGSNNRYGPDRNGDRFSSRNRDGGSRGGSGGDRYSRDRSGPYERPNEGGGHRY; the protein is encoded by the exons ATGTCTGAAGCAGATGAGTTTCGCTGTTTTGTTGGCAGTCTTTCATGGTCAACAACTGATGGAAGTTTGAAGGATGCATTTAAAAAATTTGGCCATCTTACTGAGGCAAAG ATTGTTCTCGACAAGTTTTCTGGCCGTTCTCGTGGATTTGGCTTTGTcacttttgataacaaagctgaTATGGAAGAGGCTATTGAAGCCATGAATGGAATAGATCTTGACGGACGCTCAATTACTGTGGAAAGAGCACAACCTCAAGGCCCTGGTAACAGGGATCGTGATTCAGGACGCGACTATGAACGCGATCGTGGTCGTGATTATGATAGGGGTCGTGGTAAGGACTTTGGTGGTGCCCGTGGACGAGGTTCGGATGGTGACTGTTTTAAGTGTGGAAAGCCTGGTCATTTTGCAAGGGAATGCCCTTCAGGTGATGGCGGAAGAGGGGATAGATATGGTGGCAGAGAGGATTCTTATGGGGGTAGTCATGGCAGTAACAATCGGTATGGACCTGATCGTAATGGGGATCGCTTCAGTTCTCGCAACAGAGATGGGGGAAGCCGTGGGGGCAGTGGTGGTGATCGTTATAGTCGTGACAGGTCTGGTCCATATGAGCGTCCTAATGAAGGTGGTGGTCACAGATATTAG
- the LOC121991217 gene encoding uncharacterized WD repeat-containing protein C18H10.05-like has translation MKLNGENFGGWNPCSSPESVTKIPERQKPRGMWVMKKVHQVKPGKLHAMQILDNGGGSKQGGFDLIPSEKVVSCLDVVGVRAGVECKGGLGRRGRSIDCQRRIAGRAFNMLPCDQVSIRDFELGDDDREDIFFDSFDSLETSLNSKPSTSNLVEKPELKLRENISNEFLAKEISAVHERCKKFLRETGFDTLFLSEMRCTEEPKVKINTSLHQTELEMMSDSLSIPEYSGEEDSVCMSAEDTENDVNAMLHEISPNRTMAWLETETQIESHVDQRLLDQKRTVKGNTNLRKRWWARLSAKRSASDLLTNDALLRNSLASKALVKKVGFHNSREITEFRMIQEIAAHKDLIRTMKFSPCGTYLATGGDDCAVRVWKVRKLSTDDLRRKGFNFSSTLSPDDLQVEEVPLHEYFGHTSDILDLSWSRSSCLVSASKDKTVRMWKVGCESCVKVFYHNDYVTCVQFNPLDDAHFISGSLDRKVRIWSVDKNIVVNWVDTRNIITAISYQADGKGFVAGTLTGNCRFYVCSGNNLQLDKELYVWGKNKSSGKQITGLQCTGDSKVVITSVDSKVCIFDGFKVVQKFRGSWKSKSHVAASVTADGRYIVSVGEKSNICIRDHYSDMGIPSKKAMKSVFSCEHFFPEGVTVAVPWVSVGGEACLHKSKMASSVPFEQNPETFVKYRNQNLFSLGSCLRTTGAASISATWPEEKLPASSMQVKLPDLSDCHRQSGQEPAFSVTTSSLVIVTGSCSGMIRLFRYLRSPAKVC, from the exons ATGAAGCTTAATGGTGAGAATTTTGGTGGCTGGAATCCATGCAGCTCACCTGAGTCTGTCACCAAGATACCGGAGAGACAGAAGCCACGAGGGATGTGGGTGATGAAAAAGGTTCACCAAGTCAAGCCTGGTAAACTGCACGCGATGCAAATCCTAGATAATGGGGGAGGGAGCAAGCAAGGAGGATTTGATTTGATTCCATCCGAAAAGGTCGTTTCTTGTTTAGACGTGGTAGGAGTACGTGCAG GAGTAGAATGCAAGGGCGGCCTCGGGAGAAG AGGTAGAAGTATCGACTGTCAAAGACGCATCGCTGGAAGAGCTTTCAATATGTTGCCTTGTGATCAAGTTTCCATTCGCGATTTTGAGCTTGGTGATGATGATAGAGAAGACATCTTCTTCGACTCATTTGACTCTCTTGAGACTTCTCTGAATTCTAAACCATCTACATCAAACCTGGTAGAAAAGCCAGAGTTGAAATTGAGAGAGAATATTTCCAATGAGTTCTTGGCGAAAGAAATTTCGGCTGTTCATGAAAGATGTAAAAAGTTCCTACGTGAAACAGGCTTTGATACATTATTCTTGTCGGAAATGAGATGCACAGAAGAACCCAAAGTAAAAATAAATACTTCATTGCACCAAACGGAATTGGAGATGATGTCTGATTCTTTATCGATCCCTGAATACAGTGGAGAGGAGGATTCCGTTTGTATGAGCGCTGAAGATACAGAAAATGATGTCAATGCTATGCTTCATGAAATTAGCCCGAATAGGACCATGGCATGGCTTGAAACTGAAACCCAAATCGAGTCTCATGTTGATCAGCGATTGTTGGATCAAAAACGCACTGTGAAAGGAAACACAAACCTAAGAAAACGATGGTGGGCAAGATTGTCGGCAAAGAGGAGTGCTAGTGATTTGCTCACAAATGATGCCCTTTTGAGAAATTCACTAGCATCAAAAGCATTGGTGAAAAAAGTAGGTTTTCATAACAGTAGAGAAATCACAGAATTTCGCATGATACAGGAAATTGCTGCACACAAAGATCTGATTAGGACCATGAAGTTCAGCCCATGCGGGACGTATCTGGCCACTGGTGGTGATGATTGTGCCGTTCGGGTATGGAAGGTCAGAAAACTTAGTACAGATGATCTTAGAAGAAAAGGCTTCAACTTTTCTTCGACTCTTAGCCCAGATGATCTCCAGGTCGAGGAAGTTCCACTACATGAATATTTTGGACATACCAGCGATATCTTGGACCTCTCATGGTCTAGGTCTAGT TGTCTTGTTTCAGCATCGAAGGACAAAACTGTTCGAATGTGGAAAGTTGGCTGCGAGAGCTGTGTTAAAGTTTTCTACCACAATGATTATG TGACCTGCGTTCAGTTCAATCCTCTTGATGATGCACACTTCATAAGTGGCTCACTGGATCGAAAAGTGCGCATATGGAGTGTTGACAAGAATATTGTTGTTAATTGGGTTGACACAAGGAACATCATAACAGCCATATCTTACCAAGCTGATGGAAaa GGTTTTGTTGCCGGGACTCTAACTGGAAACTGCCGCTTCTATGTTTGTTCAG GCAACAACCTGCAGTTGGACAAAGAACTATATGTGTGGGGCAAAAACAAGTCATCAGGCAAACAAATTACTGGTTTGCAG TGCACTGGAGATTCTAAGGTCGTGATCACATCAGTTGACTCTAAAGTTTGCATTTTTGACGGATTTAAGGTCGTACAGAAATTTAGAG GATCCTGGAAATCTAAGAGTCATGTGGCTGCATCTGTTACAGCTGATGGTAGATACATCGTTTCGGTTGGTGAAAAATCAAACATCTGCATCAGGGATCACTACAGTGACATGGGCATTCCTTCTAAAAAGGCGATGAAGTCTGTATTTTCCTGCGAGCATTTCTTTCCTGAAGGTGTAACAGTGGCTGTTCCATGGGTTAGTGTAGGAGGAGAAGCTTGTTTACATAAAAGCAAGATGGCTTCTTCAGTTCCATTCGAGCAAAATCCCGAGACATTCGTTAAATACCGGAATCAAAATTTATTCTCTCTTGGATCCTGTTTACGGACCACTGGTGCTGCAAGCATTTCAGCAACATGGCCGGAGGAGAAACTTCCAGCGTCTTCAATGCAAGTGAAACTTCCTGACTTGTCTGATTGCCATCGTCAATCAGGCCAAGAACCAGCATTTTCTGTGACTACATCAAGTCTGGTTATTGTTACTGGAAGCTGCAGTGGAATGATCAGGTTGTTCAGGTACCTTAGATCGCCTGCTAAAGTCTGCTAA